Proteins from one Dromiciops gliroides isolate mDroGli1 chromosome 6, mDroGli1.pri, whole genome shotgun sequence genomic window:
- the LOC122732552 gene encoding protein S100-P → MSELETAMGMLIDVFDRYSGTEGNKETLTKGELKTLMEKEFPNFVKNGKNNEVVEKLFKNLDDNGDSEVDFNEFIVFVAALTSACHKYCHQQGSK, encoded by the exons atgtcagagctggaaacaGCCATGGGAATGCTCATTGATGTCTTTGATCGGTACTCAGGAACTGAAGGCAATAAGGAGACTCTGACGAAAGGGGAATTAAAGACACTCATGGAGAAAGAGTTCCCAAACTTTGTTAAG AATGGGAAGAATAATGAGGTAGTTGAGAAACTATTCAAGAATCTGGATGACAATGGGGATTCTGAAGTGGACTTCAATGAGTTCATCGTCTTTGTGGCTGCCCTGACTTCTGCCTGTCATAAATACTGTCACCAGCAAGGATCCAAGTGA